The genomic stretch ACCTTCATCATCTTGAACACCTTCTCGATGCTGGTCGCGCAGCGCTCCCGTGAGCTGGCCCTGCTGCGGGCGGTCGGCGCGACCCGCCGCCAGGTGCGCCGCTCGGTGCTCGGTGAGGCCGCCGTCGTGGGCACCCTGGGCGGGGTCACCGGGCTGCTGCTGGGCGTGCTGCTGGCCCTCGGGCTGCGCGCGCTGTTCAAGGTGATCGGCCTGGACATCCCCGGCGGTGGGCTCGAGCTGAAGCCCCGCACGGTGGTCGTGTCCATCCTGCTGGGACTGGTCGTCACCTTGGTGGCCGCGTACCTGCCGGCCCGGCGGGCCTCCCGGGTGCCCCCGGTGGCCGCGCTGCGCGATGACGTGACCGTGCTCGGCGGCTCACTGCGGATCCGGCTGGTGGCCGGCATCCCGATGGCGGTCATCGGGCTGGCTGCCCTGGTGGCGAGCGGCCCGGCGTCCGGCTCCCTGGCGGCCTCCTTGGTGGGGCTGGGCGCCCTGCTCACCCTGGTGGCCGCCATCACGCTGAGCCCGGCGCTGAGCTCCCCCGTGATCGGCGCCCTGGGGGCGCCCTGGCGGCGCTCGGCCACCGGACGGCTGGCCGTGCTCAACGCCCAGCGCAACCCGCGACGCACCGCGTCCACGGCGTCCGCGCTGATGATCGGCCTGGCCCTGGTCAGCGCGTTCGGTATCCTCGGCGCGTCGACGACGGCGTCCACCGACGCCATCCTGGGCCAGGTGCTCAAGGCGGACTACGTGGTGACCGGTACCGGCTTCCAGCCGTTCAGCCCGGACGTCGCCAAGGCGCTGGCCGGCGTCCAGGGCGTGGGGACGGTCTCCCGAGTGCAGACCGTGCCCGCCATGGTCGACGGCCAGCGGGTCAACGGCACCGCGGTCGACCCCCATACCGTGCTCACGGTGGTCAACCTGTCCATGGCCGAGGGCTCGATCGGGGCGTTGAGCACCGGCGGCCTGGCGGTCGACACCAACCTGGCGAAGGCCAAGGGGTACCGGCTCGGCCAGGCCATCGAGGTGACCTTCCAGGGCGGCGTCAAGTCGCTGCCCCTCGTCGCGATCTACCACGCCGAGACCGGCTTCGGCGGCTACGCCATGTCGCTGCAGACCGCCCACGACGCCGGGGGGCCGGACGTCGACACGACGGTGTACGCCCTGGCCGCCCCGGGGGTCGACGGGGCCTCGCTGCGGCCGGCGATCGACGCCGCACTCGCGGCGTACCCGAACGTGCAGGTGCAGGACCAAACCGAGTTCAAGGCGCAGGTGCGTGGCCAGATCAACCAGCTGCTCTCGCTGATCTACGCGCTGCTGGCGCTGGCGATCTTCATCGCGGTGCTGGGCATCATCAACACCCTGGTGCTGTCGGTGGTCGAGCGGACCCGCGAGATCGGGCTGCTGCGGGCGATCGGCACCACACGCCGCCAGCTGCGGCGGATGATCCGGGTCGAGTCGGTCGTGATCGCAGTGTTCGGGGCGCTGCTCGGCATCGTCCTCGGCCTGGTCTTCGGGGTGGCCCTGCAGCGGGCCATCGCCGACCAGGGCATCAACGTGCTGAGCGTTCCGTGGGTCCTGCTGGTGGCGTTCCTCGGGGTCGCCGGGCTGGTCGGGGTGCTGGCGGCGCTGTGGCCGGCCCGCCGCGCGGCCCGGCTGGACGTGTTGCGGGCGGTCACCACCGAGTAGCCGGGCCACGGGCGGGCTCAGTCGCCGGCGACCAGGGTCCGCAGCCGGACGGCGTCCAGCTCGGTGAGCGAGCCGACGACGTGCCGGCGCGGTCCCGGCTCGATCGGCACGACGAACGGGACGGCGACGACAACGCAACCGGCCGCCTCGGCCGCGGCGATGCCGACCGGGCTGTCCTCGAGGACCACGCAGCGGCTGGGCTGCACGCCGAGGTGCCGGGCCGCCTGCAGGTAAGGGTCCGGGTTCGGCTTGGTGCGCGGCACCTCGTCCCCCGCGATGGTCGTGGTGAAGTGGTCCCCGCCCACCGACGCGAGCACCGCGTCGACCAGTCGGCGCGGGGACGACGACACCAGCGCGCAGGGCACCCCGGCCGCCACCAGGTCGTCGAGCAGCGCCTGAGCGCCGGGGCGGTGGTCGGCGCCGTGCACCAACAGGTCGGCCATCGCGTCGATCAGCCGCCCGGCGACCGCCTGCCAGGGCAGGTCGCTGCCGGCCTTCTCGGCCATGTACCGCGTGGCCCGCTCCATGGGCCCGCCCACGGTGTGCGCCTGGTCCGCTTCGTCCCAGTCCGCCCCAAGCTCGGCCATCACGGTGCGCTCGGCCACGAACCAGGTGTGCTCGGTGTCGACGAGCAGCCCGTCCATGTCGAACAGCACCGCCTGCAGCCCGCTCATCGGGCGTTGAAGTACTTGGCCTCAGGGTGATGGACGACCAGTGCCGACGTGGACTGCTCGGGCGCCAGCTGGAACTCCTCGGACAGGGTCACCCCGATCCGCTCCGGCTGGAGCAGGTCGACCACCTTGGCCTGCTCCTCCAGGTCGGGGCAGGCCGGGTAGCCGAAGGAGTACCGGGAGCCGCGGTAGCCCTGGTCCAGGATCGCGCCGAGGTCGCCGGCGTCCTCGGCGGCGAAGCCCAGCTCGGCCCGGATCCTCGCGTGCCAGTACTCGGCCAGCGCCTCGGCCAGCTGCACCGACAGCCCGTGCAGCTCGACGTAGTCGCGGTAGGCGTTCTTGGCGAACAGCTCACCCGTGGCCTCCGAGATCCGCCGGCCCATGGTGACCACGGTGAAGCCGACCACGTCGGTCTCCCCCGACTCCCGGTGCCGGAAGAAGTCGGACAGGCACAGGTGCCGGTCCCGCCGCTGCCGCGGGAAGGCGAACCGGTGGCGCTCGGCGCCGCCGTCGTCAGACAGCACGACCAGGTCGTCGCCCTCGCTGACACAGCGGAAGTACCCGTACGCCACTGCGGCCTCGAGCAGGCCCTCGGTCTGCAGCCGGTCCAGCCACATCCGCAGCCGGGGCCGGCCCTGCGTCTCCACCAGCTCCTCGTAGCTGGCGCCGCCCTCGCCACGGCCGGGCTTGAGGCCCCACTGGCCCAGGAACAGCGCCCGCTCGTCGAGGTAGGCGGCGTACTCGGCCAGCGCGATCCCCTTGACCACCTGGCTGCCGAGGAACGGCGGGGTCGGCACGGGGACGTCGGTGGCGACGTCGGAGCGGGCGGGCAGCTGGTCGGTCGGGGTCTCGTCCGGCCGGGCCACCGACCGGACGACGCGCTCGCGCCGCGGCGGCAGGGCGTCAGTGAGCCCGCGTCGGTGCGCCATGAACGCCTCCATCAGCCGCAGCCCCTCGAAGGCGTCCCGCGCGTAGCGGACCTCACCGTCGAACTGCTCGGCCAGGTCCTGCTCCACGTAGGCCCTGGTGAGCGCCGCGCCGCCGAGCAGTACCGGCCACCGGGAGGCCAGGCCGCGCTGGGTCAGCTCCGACAGGTTCTCCTTCATGACCACGGTCGACTTCACGAGCAGGCCGGACATGCCGATCAGGTCGGCGTCCGCCTCCTCGGCAGCGGCGATGATCGCACTGGCCGGCTGCTTGATGCCTAGGTTGACCACCCGGAAGCCGTTGTTGCTCAGGATGATGTCCACCAGGTTCTTGCCGATGTCGTGGACGTCGCCCTTGACGGTGGCCAGCACGATGGTGCCCTTGCCGCTCTCGTCGGTTCGGTCCATGTGCGGCTCGAGGTAGCCGACCGCGGTCTTCATCACCTCAGCCGACTGCAGCACGAACGGCAGCTGCATCTGGCCGGAGCCGAACAGCTCGCCGACCGTCTTCATCCCGGCCAGCAGGGTGTCGTTGACGAGGTCGAGGGCGGAGTGCGACTCCAGCGCGGCGTCGAGGTCCGCCTCGAGACCGGTGCGCTCGCCGTCGACGATGCGCCGCTGCAGCCGCTCGAACAGCGGCAGCGCGGCCAGCTCCTCGGCCCGGGACTGGCGCAGCGCGGTGGCGTCCACCCCCTCGAACAGCTCCAAGAAGCGCTGCAGCGGGTCGTAGCCCTCCCGCCTGCGGTCGTGCACGAGGTCGAGGGCGACCTGCAGCTGCTCCTGCGGGATGCGAGCCGTCGGCAGGATCTTCGAGGCGTGCACGATCGCGGAGTCCAGGCCCGCCTCGACGGCCTCGGCGAGGAACACCGAGTTGAGCACCTGCCGGGCGGCCGGGTTGAGCCCGAACGAGACGTTCGACAGCCCCAGCGTGGTGCGCACCCCGGGCCAGCGGCGCTTGACCTCCCGGATCGCTGCGAGGGTCTCGACGGCGTCCCGACGGGTCTCCTCCTGGCCGGTGGCGATGGGGAAGGTGAGGCAGTCGACGATGATGTCCTCGACGGCCATCCCCCAGGTGGTGGTCAGGTCGACGATCAGCCGGTCGGCCACCGCGACCTTCCAGTCCGCGGTGCGGGCCTGGCCCTGCTCGTCGATGGTCAGCGCCACGACGGCCGCGCCGTGCTCCCGGACCAGCGGCATGATCCGGCGGATCCGCGAGTCCGGGCCGTCGCCGTCCTCGTAGTTCACCGAGTTGACCACCGCGCGGCCGCCGATCATCTCCAGCCCCGCCTCCAGCACGGCCGGTTCGGTGGAGTCCAGGACGAGCGGCAGGGTGGACGCCGTGGCCAGCCGTCCGGCCAGCGCCCGCATGTCGGCCACGCCGTCCCGGCCGACGTAGTCGATGCACAGGTCCAGCAGGTGGGCACCGTCGCGGTTCTGCTCGCGGGCGATCTCGACGCAGTCCTGCCACCGGCCCTCAAGCATCGCGTCGCGGAACGCCCTGGAGCCATTGGCGTTGGTGCGCTCGCCGATCGAGAGGTAGGAGGTGTCCTGGGCGAACGGCACCGCCTGGTACAGCGAGGCAACCCCGGCCTCCGGTCGCGGATCCCGAGGGGTCAGCGGGCGGCCGTGCACCCGCTCGACGACGGCGCGCAGGTGCTCGGGGGTCGTGCCGCAGCAGCCGCCGACGAGGGACAGCCCGTACTCGCGGGTGAACGTGTCGTGGGCGTCGGCCAGCTGCTCCGGCGTCAACGGGTAGTGCGCGCCGTCGGCGGTCAGCACCGGCAGGCCGGCGTTTGGCATGCAGCTGATCAGCGGGCGGCCGTACTTGGACAGGTGCCGCAGGTGCTCACTCATCTCGGCCGGGCCGGTGGCGCAGTTCAGGCCGATCGCGTCGATCCCGAGCGGCTCCAGCGCGGTGAGCGCCGCGCCGATCTCGGTGCCGAGCAGCATGGTGCCGGTGGTCTCGACGGTCACCTGCACGAGCACCGGGACGTCGTGGCCGGCGGCGGCGATGGCCCGCTTGGCCCCGATGACCGCGGCCTTCGCCTGCAGCAGGTCCTGGGCGGTCTCGATGAGCACCGCGTCCACGCCGCCGTCCAACAGCCCGGCCACCTGGTCGGCGTACGAGTCGCGCAGCTCGGCGAAGGTGATGTGCCCCAGAGTCGGCAGCTTGGTGCCGGGGCCCACCGAGCCCAGCACGTAGCGGGGCTGCCCGGGCGTGGACCAGGCGTCCGCGGCCTCCCGGGCGATGCGGGCGCCGGCCTCGGCCAGCTCCCGGATCCGCTCGGGGATGCCGTACTCGGACAGGTTGGCCAGGTTCGCACCGAAGGTGTTGGACTCGACGCAGTCGACCCCGACCTCAAGGAACGCGTCGTGCACCGACCGGACGACGTCCGGCCGGGTCACGTTGAGGATCTCGTTGCAGCCCTCGAGCCCCGCGAAGTCCTCCAAGCTCAGCGCGTGCGCCTGGAGCATGGTCCCCATCGCCCCGTCGGCGACCACGACCCGCTCGGCCAGTGCTCGGCGCAGCCCGCTCGGGCCAGCGGCAAGCCCCCGCGCGGTCTCGGTCATGATGTCGATGAGGGTACCTGGGCGACCACGTAGGCTGACTGCGTACGGCCGGTCCACGACGAGAGCCACCGGGAGGTCTGGGGTGATCGAGCTAGACGAGCTGCCCGAGCTCACCGACCCGGTGCTGATTGCCGCGTTCGAGGGCTGGAACGACGCAGGGGACGCCGCGACGGCGGCGGTCGAGCACCTCGAGGACGTCTGGTCGGCCGAGGTCATCGCCGAGCTGGACCCCGAGGACTACTACGACTTCCAGGTGAACCGGCCGCACATCGAGCTGGACACCGACGGCGTCCGGCGGATCAGCTGGCCGGGCACCCGGATCTCGGTCGCCCGGCTGCCGAACCAGACGCGCGACGTCGTGCTCGTCCGTGGTGTCGAGCCGAGCATGCGCTGGCGCTCGTACTGCGACGAGCTGCTCGCCGTCGCTGCGGACCTCGGCGTCGAGATGGTGGTGACGCTCGGCGCGCTGCTGGCGGACACCCCGCACACCCGTCCGGTCCCGGTGACCGGCACGGTCACCGACCCCGGGTTGGCCCGCGCCCTCGACCTGGAGGAGTCCAGCTACGAGGGGCCCACCGGGATCGTCGGTGTGCTGCAGGCCGCTGGGGCGCGGGCCGGGCTGCCGGCCGTGTCGCTGTGGGCAGCGGTGCCGCACTACGTGGGGCAGCCGCCCTGCCCCAAGGCGGAGATGGCGCTGCTGCGGCGGGTCGAGGACCTCCTGGACGTACCGGTCCCCCTCGGTGACCTGCCCGAGGAGTCGGTGGCGTGGGAGCGCGGTGTCGACGAGCTGGCCGCGGAGGACGACGAGGTCGCCGAGTACGTGCGCACCCTCGAGGAGGCCCGAGACACCGCCGAGCTGCCCGAGGCCAGCGGCGACGCGATCGCCTTGGAGTTCGAGCGGTACCTCAAGCGCCGGGCCAGTGAGGGCCCGGACAAAGGCTTCGATCGGGGCTGACCGTTGCTGGCCGTCGGCTACCTGCTGATGATGGCGCTGACGCTGCGGGCGGTCCTACGTGGCGTACCACGCGCCGAGTGGGTGCTGCTCGTGCTGTCACTGGTCTGGGCCAGGGTGCCGGTGGCGCGCGAGGGCCCCACGCTGGTCCCGTTCTCGCACAGCAACGGGTTGACCGTGAGCGACCTGCCCGGGGTGGCCGGCCTGGTGTTCGCGCTCGTGCTGCTGTGGCGGGAGCGGCAGGCCGTGCTGGGCGCCGCGGACGCCGAGGCGGCTCAGGCCGGCGGGTCGGTGGACAGCGCGTCCAGGGCGTCCACGCCGCCCTCGCGGTAGACCGCCCAGTTCGAGTCCGGGTCGTCCGCCGTCCGCCGGGCCAGGTCCTTCGCCCAGCCGCCCCGCACCCGGGCCAGCACCTCGGCCGGGTGCTCGGGGTCGCCGGACAGCGCCCGCCGCAGCTCGCGCAGGGCGGCCACCTGGCCCTCCGGGTACTTCACCCCGGGGTGGCCGCGGCCGGACCGGCCGATCGAGCACAGCGTCGAGTCCCCCGCGGCGGCGGCGAGCACGGCGGTCGCCGCGGCCAGCCGCTCCTCGAGCAGCTGCGACAGCGCCGAGCCATGGGTCACAGCGCGACCCCGAGCAGGGCGTCGACCGCCCGCCGGATCTCCTCGGGGGCGGCCGCGGCGCTGCCCTGTGCGAGCCGCACCTGCTCGACCCAACGGTCCACCGCCCGCAGCGCCCGCGGGGCGTCCAGGTCGTCGGCCAGCGCCTCGCGCAGCGCGGCCACGACCGGTCCGGCGTCCGGGCCGGACGTCGTGGCCACGGCGGCGCGCCACCGCTCCAGCCGCGCGGTCCCCTCGGTGAGGGCCTCGGGGTGCCACTCCCAGTCGGTTCGGTAGTGGTGCGCCAGCAGGGCCAGCCGGATCGCCATCGGGTCCGCACCGTCACGGCGCAGCTGGGAGACGAACACCAGGTTGCCCCGGGACTTGGACATCTTCTCGCCGTCCAGCCCCACCATGCCCGCGTGCACGAAGCTGCGCGCGAACGGCCACTCCCCCGTGACCGCGTGCGCCTCGGCGGCGCACATCTCGTGGTGCGGGAACACCAGGTCGCTGCCGCCGCCCTGCAGGTCGAACCCGTTGCCCAGGTGGTGCAAGGCGATCGCGGTGCACTCGATGTGCCACCCCGGTCGGCCGTGCCCGAGCGAGGAGTCCCAGGCCGGCTCGTCCGGTCGGGCCGCCTGCCACAACAGGCAGTCCAGCGGGTGCTTCTTGCCCGGTCGGTCCGGGTCGCCGCCGCGCTGGGCGAACAGCGACACCATCGTCGCGTCGTCCAGCCCGCTGACCCCGCCGAACCGCGGGTCGGCGTGCACGGGGAAGTACAGGTCGCCGCCGACGTCGTAGACGTGGCCCTGCTCGCGCAGCCGCTCGATCAGCCGGACGACCAGCGGGATCGCCTCGACCGCGCCGATGTACTCCCGCGGCGGGATGACCCGCAGCGCGGTCATGTCCCCGCGGAACACCTCGGTCTCGCGGGCGGCGACGTCACGCCAGTCCTGGCCGGTCTCCAGCGCGCGGACGAGCAGCGGGTCGTCGACGTCGGTGACGTTCTGCACGTAGTGGACCTCGTGGCCGGCGTCCAGCCACACCCGCTGGACCAGGTCGAAGGCCAGGTAGGTGGCGGCGTGGCCCAGGTGGGTCGCGTCGTAGGGGGTGATCCCGCAGACGTACATCCGGGCGGTCGCCCCGGGCGCGATGGGGCGCAGCTCGCCGGTGGCGGTGTCGTGCAGGCGCAGCGGCGGGCCCTGCCCGGGCAGCGAGGGGACGGCGGGCGCGCTCCAGGACTCCACGAGGGGTGAGCCTACGGTGGGCCGATCAGAACGGGGGCCACGGGACGGCCGGCCAGTCGCTGCCGGGCTGTGGGTACCGGCCGGTGCTGAGCAGCCGGTCCACCCGCCGCCGGGTGGCCTGGAGCTCCTTGCGGGTGAGCAGCTCCCCCAGCCGAGCGCCCAGCTGTCGATCCAGGTCGGCCCGCAGCCGGCGCAGCACCTCCACCGCCTCGGCCGGCAGCCGGTCGTTGCTCCACTGCCACAGCAGGGTGCGCAGCTTGTTGTCGGCGGCGAAGCAGACCCCGTGGTCCACGCCGTACACCCGGCCGTCCGGGGTGGGCAGCAGGTGCCCGCCCTTGCGGTCGGCGTTGTTGATCACCGCGTCGAGGACGGCCAGCCGACGCAGGTCGCGCCGGTCGCTGCGGGCCAGCTGCACCAGGTCGACGGTCTCGTCGACGTCCACCCACAGCTGGCACATGCCCGGCCCGAACGGGCCGTCTCGGTGCACGGTCGGGGGGACCAGGTCCCAGCCGGTGGCGACCGAGACCTCGTAGGCGGCGACCTCCCGCGCGGCGAGGGTGCCGTCGGGAAAGTCCCACAGCGGCCGCTCCCCCGCGACCGGCTTGTGCACACAGGTCGCGGTCTCGCCGTCCAGGGTCACGGTGCAGTACAGAGTGGCGTTGGACGCCTCCACCAGGCGCCCCTGCACCTCGAGCTCACCGTCGCGCAGCAGCCGCAAGGTCTGCTCGACCGAGGGGACCAGCGCGCTCATGGGCCCCAGTCTGACGGCTGTCGTGGCGTCGTGCCCGCTAGCGGCGCCGGTGACCGTTCTGCCGCGGGCACAGGTGGCCGGCCGGGTCCAGCGGCAGCTCGCAGAACGGGCACGGCGGCCGTCCCGCGCCCACCACGGCCTGGCCGCGCTGGGCGAAGGCGCGGGCTGCCGATCCGGTGAGGTGCACCCGCAGCACGTCGGTCCGCGGCGGGGTCGGGATGCCCTCCCCCTCGTCCTCGGTGCCCTCGGCATCGGTGCCCTCGGCATCGGCGTCCTCGACCGCGAACGCCTCGATCACCAGCCGCTCGGTGTCGCCGTCCCACGCCAGGGTCAAGGTGCCGACCCGGAACTCCTCGCTGATCGGGGTGTCCAGCGGCGCCCGGTCGTCCAGCTCGGGCGGGGCGGACGGCGGCACGGCAGTGATCCCGGCGCCGCGCACCTGGTCGAGCAGCTCGTTGGTGCGCTCCACGAGCAGGGCCACCTGCTGCTTCTCCAGGGCCACGCTGGTCACCCGCCCGGCGCCGCTGGCCTGCAAGTAGAACGTGCGCTGGCCGGGCTCCCCCACGGTGCCCACGACGAACCGGTCCGGTGGGTCGAAGTCGAAGACCTGCGGCATGCCTCAACCCTAACGGCGGGTCGCTGCCTCAGCCGCTGCCGCCGCCCACCGCGGCGTCGCTGCTGGCGCGGCGGCGACGCTTGGGCTTGGGCACGAACGGCTCGAGCGGGCCACCGGTGTCGTTGACCCGGACGACGAACGGCCGCAGCGGCGCGTAGCTGATCACCGTGACCGAGCACGGGTCGACGACGATGCGCTGGAACTGGTCCAGGTGCAGCCCCAGAGCGTCGGCCACGACGGCCTTGATCACATCACCGTGGCTGACGGCCGCCCACACGGCGTCCGGCCCGAGCCGTGCGTTGTGCTCGCGGACCGCGTCGACGGCCCTGGCCTGCATGGCGCGCAGCGACTCTCCGCCGGGGAAGGTCACCGAGGAGGGATGGGCCTGGACCGCGGCCCACAGCGGGTCCTTGGCCAGCAGCTTGAGCTCGCGGCCGGTCCAGTCGCCGTAGCGCACCTCGCCCAGCCGGGCATCCACCTCGGCCGCCGGGGACGGGCGACCATCCAGCAGAGCGGCGGCGGTCTGCCGGCAGCGCTCGAGCGGGCTGGTGACCAGCGCGGCGAGCGGGACCGGGCGCAGCCGCTCGGCCAGCGCCGCGGCCTGGGCGCGGCCGGTGTCGTCCAGGTCGACGCCCGGGGTCCAGCCGGCCAGCACGCCCGAGGCGTTCGCCGCGGTGCGGCCGTGGCGGACGAGCAGCAGCGTGGTCACCCGTGCAACTTAGTGAGTCGGGGACCGGCACGGACCGGCGGCGGCAGAATGCACGGGTGATCGTCGACTGCGCGCTGTACCGGGAGGGCTCCCGCGCAGAGGAGACGCGCAACGTGCTGCGGCTGGCCTCGGAGGCCCGCCACGACCCGTCCGCGTTCGTCTGGATGGGTCTGCTCGAGCCCACCGAGACCGACCTGCTCGGCGTCTCGCGGGTGTTCGGGCTGCACGAGCTGGCCGTCGAGGACGCCGTCCAGGCCCACCAGCGGCCCAAGGTGGACACCTACCGCGACCACCTGTTCGTCGTGCTGCGGACCCTGACCTACGACGATGCCACGTCCG from Actinomycetes bacterium encodes the following:
- a CDS encoding FtsX-like permease family protein codes for the protein MLRATLRTLWSHKLRLLLSGAAVVLGVAFVSGTLVFTDTLQKTFNDLFTQVSTDVTVTPKTEFTTAESFGAGTTASLPASMLDTVRGVDGVAKAEGSVFTAGVVIVGSNGKAIGTPGAPSFGVNWSDDPELSPLRLVSGRGPVKSGEVAIDSQSADKGLLKVGDTATLLTSGPRVQATVVGIFRYGSTGNLAGASIAAFDAVTAQQLLLQPGHFTSIDVKAKPGVSQDTLAAQIRAVLPATETVVKTGQQVTDESAKSISDGLRFINIFLLVFALVALFVGTFIILNTFSMLVAQRSRELALLRAVGATRRQVRRSVLGEAAVVGTLGGVTGLLLGVLLALGLRALFKVIGLDIPGGGLELKPRTVVVSILLGLVVTLVAAYLPARRASRVPPVAALRDDVTVLGGSLRIRLVAGIPMAVIGLAALVASGPASGSLAASLVGLGALLTLVAAITLSPALSSPVIGALGAPWRRSATGRLAVLNAQRNPRRTASTASALMIGLALVSAFGILGASTTASTDAILGQVLKADYVVTGTGFQPFSPDVAKALAGVQGVGTVSRVQTVPAMVDGQRVNGTAVDPHTVLTVVNLSMAEGSIGALSTGGLAVDTNLAKAKGYRLGQAIEVTFQGGVKSLPLVAIYHAETGFGGYAMSLQTAHDAGGPDVDTTVYALAAPGVDGASLRPAIDAALAAYPNVQVQDQTEFKAQVRGQINQLLSLIYALLALAIFIAVLGIINTLVLSVVERTREIGLLRAIGTTRRQLRRMIRVESVVIAVFGALLGIVLGLVFGVALQRAIADQGINVLSVPWVLLVAFLGVAGLVGVLAALWPARRAARLDVLRAVTTE
- the metH gene encoding methionine synthase — its product is MTETARGLAAGPSGLRRALAERVVVADGAMGTMLQAHALSLEDFAGLEGCNEILNVTRPDVVRSVHDAFLEVGVDCVESNTFGANLANLSEYGIPERIRELAEAGARIAREAADAWSTPGQPRYVLGSVGPGTKLPTLGHITFAELRDSYADQVAGLLDGGVDAVLIETAQDLLQAKAAVIGAKRAIAAAGHDVPVLVQVTVETTGTMLLGTEIGAALTALEPLGIDAIGLNCATGPAEMSEHLRHLSKYGRPLISCMPNAGLPVLTADGAHYPLTPEQLADAHDTFTREYGLSLVGGCCGTTPEHLRAVVERVHGRPLTPRDPRPEAGVASLYQAVPFAQDTSYLSIGERTNANGSRAFRDAMLEGRWQDCVEIAREQNRDGAHLLDLCIDYVGRDGVADMRALAGRLATASTLPLVLDSTEPAVLEAGLEMIGGRAVVNSVNYEDGDGPDSRIRRIMPLVREHGAAVVALTIDEQGQARTADWKVAVADRLIVDLTTTWGMAVEDIIVDCLTFPIATGQEETRRDAVETLAAIREVKRRWPGVRTTLGLSNVSFGLNPAARQVLNSVFLAEAVEAGLDSAIVHASKILPTARIPQEQLQVALDLVHDRRREGYDPLQRFLELFEGVDATALRQSRAEELAALPLFERLQRRIVDGERTGLEADLDAALESHSALDLVNDTLLAGMKTVGELFGSGQMQLPFVLQSAEVMKTAVGYLEPHMDRTDESGKGTIVLATVKGDVHDIGKNLVDIILSNNGFRVVNLGIKQPASAIIAAAEEADADLIGMSGLLVKSTVVMKENLSELTQRGLASRWPVLLGGAALTRAYVEQDLAEQFDGEVRYARDAFEGLRLMEAFMAHRRGLTDALPPRRERVVRSVARPDETPTDQLPARSDVATDVPVPTPPFLGSQVVKGIALAEYAAYLDERALFLGQWGLKPGRGEGGASYEELVETQGRPRLRMWLDRLQTEGLLEAAVAYGYFRCVSEGDDLVVLSDDGGAERHRFAFPRQRRDRHLCLSDFFRHRESGETDVVGFTVVTMGRRISEATGELFAKNAYRDYVELHGLSVQLAEALAEYWHARIRAELGFAAEDAGDLGAILDQGYRGSRYSFGYPACPDLEEQAKVVDLLQPERIGVTLSEEFQLAPEQSTSALVVHHPEAKYFNAR
- the mshC gene encoding cysteine--1-D-myo-inosityl 2-amino-2-deoxy-alpha-D-glucopyranoside ligase; protein product: MESWSAPAVPSLPGQGPPLRLHDTATGELRPIAPGATARMYVCGITPYDATHLGHAATYLAFDLVQRVWLDAGHEVHYVQNVTDVDDPLLVRALETGQDWRDVAARETEVFRGDMTALRVIPPREYIGAVEAIPLVVRLIERLREQGHVYDVGGDLYFPVHADPRFGGVSGLDDATMVSLFAQRGGDPDRPGKKHPLDCLLWQAARPDEPAWDSSLGHGRPGWHIECTAIALHHLGNGFDLQGGGSDLVFPHHEMCAAEAHAVTGEWPFARSFVHAGMVGLDGEKMSKSRGNLVFVSQLRRDGADPMAIRLALLAHHYRTDWEWHPEALTEGTARLERWRAAVATTSGPDAGPVVAALREALADDLDAPRALRAVDRWVEQVRLAQGSAAAAPEEIRRAVDALLGVAL
- a CDS encoding PAC2 family protein, which translates into the protein MIELDELPELTDPVLIAAFEGWNDAGDAATAAVEHLEDVWSAEVIAELDPEDYYDFQVNRPHIELDTDGVRRISWPGTRISVARLPNQTRDVVLVRGVEPSMRWRSYCDELLAVAADLGVEMVVTLGALLADTPHTRPVPVTGTVTDPGLARALDLEESSYEGPTGIVGVLQAAGARAGLPAVSLWAAVPHYVGQPPCPKAEMALLRRVEDLLDVPVPLGDLPEESVAWERGVDELAAEDDEVAEYVRTLEEARDTAELPEASGDAIALEFERYLKRRASEGPDKGFDRG
- a CDS encoding SCO1664 family protein, with amino-acid sequence MSALVPSVEQTLRLLRDGELEVQGRLVEASNATLYCTVTLDGETATCVHKPVAGERPLWDFPDGTLAAREVAAYEVSVATGWDLVPPTVHRDGPFGPGMCQLWVDVDETVDLVQLARSDRRDLRRLAVLDAVINNADRKGGHLLPTPDGRVYGVDHGVCFAADNKLRTLLWQWSNDRLPAEAVEVLRRLRADLDRQLGARLGELLTRKELQATRRRVDRLLSTGRYPQPGSDWPAVPWPPF
- a CDS encoding HAD family phosphatase, with the translated sequence MSGLQAVLFDMDGLLVDTEHTWFVAERTVMAELGADWDEADQAHTVGGPMERATRYMAEKAGSDLPWQAVAGRLIDAMADLLVHGADHRPGAQALLDDLVAAGVPCALVSSSPRRLVDAVLASVGGDHFTTTIAGDEVPRTKPNPDPYLQAARHLGVQPSRCVVLEDSPVGIAAAEAAGCVVVAVPFVVPIEPGPRRHVVGSLTELDAVRLRTLVAGD
- a CDS encoding histidine phosphatase family protein codes for the protein MTTLLLVRHGRTAANASGVLAGWTPGVDLDDTGRAQAAALAERLRPVPLAALVTSPLERCRQTAAALLDGRPSPAAEVDARLGEVRYGDWTGRELKLLAKDPLWAAVQAHPSSVTFPGGESLRAMQARAVDAVREHNARLGPDAVWAAVSHGDVIKAVVADALGLHLDQFQRIVVDPCSVTVISYAPLRPFVVRVNDTGGPLEPFVPKPKRRRRASSDAAVGGGSG
- a CDS encoding DUF3090 domain-containing protein, producing MPQVFDFDPPDRFVVGTVGEPGQRTFYLQASGAGRVTSVALEKQQVALLVERTNELLDQVRGAGITAVPPSAPPELDDRAPLDTPISEEFRVGTLTLAWDGDTERLVIEAFAVEDADAEGTDAEGTEDEGEGIPTPPRTDVLRVHLTGSAARAFAQRGQAVVGAGRPPCPFCELPLDPAGHLCPRQNGHRRR